The Anopheles merus strain MAF chromosome 2L, AmerM5.1, whole genome shotgun sequence genome has a segment encoding these proteins:
- the LOC121591728 gene encoding uncharacterized protein LOC121591728 isoform X2 has protein sequence MAGWTVENNLECALEVRSGSKEKDYKGDFLAGSWPLKPFSEELPIHERKAEWARFKGQYERIVMCKGKVNSEMKLIALKVFAGSYLLNIIEMQERRVKSGEGDVYTETVKGVDDFFNGICDEGKERMKLREMKMEADETFGDWVLRLEAQVKFCGLPEEQKTEELVQAVLRRSVPQIAEKLFEMADLFGNELDKLVKHGKHLDFVRMEKREIEQKLAKSTTKEFTDSDNYVAAVTSWRMKREQYEPYEQQQNKRLSGMHPNGFWNTYNKVATKCSKCDKIHGLGKCGASRSKCFRCGAIGHLAICCRTRLGSNRFLNVVKKQTEDINQVVIGDPAAERFPANEEGMQ, from the exons ATGGCAGGTTGGACAGTTGAGAACAATTTGGAGTGTGCCCTGGAAGTGCGTAGTGGGAGCAAGGAAAAAGATTACAAGGGGGATTTTCTGGCCGGTTCTTGGCCGCTTAAACCATTTTCGGAAGAGCTTCCTATCCACGAGCGGAAAGCAGAGTGGGCGCGTTTTAAAGGACAATATGAGAGAATAGTGATGTGTAAAGGAAAAGTGAATTCGGAAATGAAGTTGATAGCTTTGAAAGTATTTGCTGGAAGCTATCTGCTAAACATTATAGAAATGCAGGAAAGACGAGTGAAAAGTGGTGAAGGGGACGTGTATACAGAAACAGTGAAAGGGGTAGACGATTTTTTCAACGGCATATGTGATGAGGGAAAAGAAAGGATGAAGCTGAGAGAAATGAAAATGGAAGCTGATGAAACATTTGGTGATTGGGTGTTAAGATTAGAAGCTCAAGTGAAATTCTGTGGTCTGCCAGAAGAACAGAAAACTGAAGAGTTAGTGCAAGCTGTGCTGCGACGTTCGGTTCCCCAGATTGCcgaaaaattgtttgaaatggCAGATTTATTTGGGAATGAATTGGACAAATTAGTAAAGCATGGTAAACACCTTGATTTCGTAAGaatggaaaagagagagatagaacaAAAGCTTGCCAAAAGCACGACAAAAGAATTTACAGATAGCGATAATTATGTAGCGGCAGTGACTTCGTGGAGAATGAAAAGGGAACAATATGAGCCgtacgaacaacaacaaaacaagagaCTATCGGGAATGCATCCAAACGGTTTTTGGAACACGTATAATAAGGTAGCAACGAAATGCTCAAAGTGTGACAAAATACATGGCTTGGGGAAGTGTGGAGCATCCAGATCAAAATGCTTCCGGTGCGGTGCCATAGGACATCTGGCAATTTGTTGCAGAACCAGATTGGGATCAAATCGATTTCTAAATGTGGTGAAGAAGCAGACCGAGGACATTAATCAGGTGGTAATAGGAGACCCCGCTGCAGAACg TTTTCCGGCGAACGAGGAAGGCATGCAGTAA
- the LOC121591728 gene encoding uncharacterized protein LOC121591728 isoform X1: MAGWTVENNLECALEVRSGSKEKDYKGDFLAGSWPLKPFSEELPIHERKAEWARFKGQYERIVMCKGKVNSEMKLIALKVFAGSYLLNIIEMQERRVKSGEGDVYTETVKGVDDFFNGICDEGKERMKLREMKMEADETFGDWVLRLEAQVKFCGLPEEQKTEELVQAVLRRSVPQIAEKLFEMADLFGNELDKLVKHGKHLDFVRMEKREIEQKLAKSTTKEFTDSDNYVAAVTSWRMKREQYEPYEQQQNKRLSGMHPNGFWNTYNKVATKCSKCDKIHGLGKCGASRSKCFRCGAIGHLAICCRTRLGSNRFLNVVKKQTEDINQFSGERGRHAVTNDPRCINCMIGNVPIIFLLDTGASVNTVTAESW, from the exons ATGGCAGGTTGGACAGTTGAGAACAATTTGGAGTGTGCCCTGGAAGTGCGTAGTGGGAGCAAGGAAAAAGATTACAAGGGGGATTTTCTGGCCGGTTCTTGGCCGCTTAAACCATTTTCGGAAGAGCTTCCTATCCACGAGCGGAAAGCAGAGTGGGCGCGTTTTAAAGGACAATATGAGAGAATAGTGATGTGTAAAGGAAAAGTGAATTCGGAAATGAAGTTGATAGCTTTGAAAGTATTTGCTGGAAGCTATCTGCTAAACATTATAGAAATGCAGGAAAGACGAGTGAAAAGTGGTGAAGGGGACGTGTATACAGAAACAGTGAAAGGGGTAGACGATTTTTTCAACGGCATATGTGATGAGGGAAAAGAAAGGATGAAGCTGAGAGAAATGAAAATGGAAGCTGATGAAACATTTGGTGATTGGGTGTTAAGATTAGAAGCTCAAGTGAAATTCTGTGGTCTGCCAGAAGAACAGAAAACTGAAGAGTTAGTGCAAGCTGTGCTGCGACGTTCGGTTCCCCAGATTGCcgaaaaattgtttgaaatggCAGATTTATTTGGGAATGAATTGGACAAATTAGTAAAGCATGGTAAACACCTTGATTTCGTAAGaatggaaaagagagagatagaacaAAAGCTTGCCAAAAGCACGACAAAAGAATTTACAGATAGCGATAATTATGTAGCGGCAGTGACTTCGTGGAGAATGAAAAGGGAACAATATGAGCCgtacgaacaacaacaaaacaagagaCTATCGGGAATGCATCCAAACGGTTTTTGGAACACGTATAATAAGGTAGCAACGAAATGCTCAAAGTGTGACAAAATACATGGCTTGGGGAAGTGTGGAGCATCCAGATCAAAATGCTTCCGGTGCGGTGCCATAGGACATCTGGCAATTTGTTGCAGAACCAGATTGGGATCAAATCGATTTCTAAATGTGGTGAAGAAGCAGACCGAGGACATTAATCAG TTTTCCGGCGAACGAGGAAGGCATGCAGTAACCAACGATCCAAGGTGCATTAACTGCATGATC